In one window of Desulfonatronum thioautotrophicum DNA:
- the mntA gene encoding type VII toxin-antitoxin system MntA family adenylyltransferase antitoxin, with translation MTKKTEAAVTDRSVSPGRRHSVPQPKPEDLVALLQPVLARENEIVAAYLFGSAAKGRMRAGSDVDVAIILDGHEPRPDRKRLFDRLLPVLCRAVRHDVHLIILNDASYLLRAQVVHDGRLIHVADPEKLAWFRMVSTALYAEFSPILERTRAGLQRKLLERDRV, from the coding sequence ATGACCAAAAAAACCGAGGCCGCGGTAACGGATCGGTCTGTTAGCCCGGGCCGGCGGCACAGTGTCCCGCAACCCAAACCTGAAGATCTGGTTGCTCTCCTTCAGCCCGTTCTTGCGCGGGAAAACGAGATTGTCGCGGCGTACCTTTTCGGCTCCGCCGCAAAGGGGCGCATGCGGGCAGGAAGCGACGTCGATGTCGCGATCATTCTGGATGGCCACGAACCCAGGCCGGATCGGAAACGCCTGTTTGACCGGCTTTTGCCCGTGCTTTGTCGCGCTGTTCGCCATGACGTCCACCTGATCATTCTCAATGACGCATCCTACCTGCTCAGAGCCCAGGTCGTCCACGACGGCCGGCTGATCCATGTCGCGGACCCCGAAAAGCTGGCCTGGTTTCGGATGGTCAGTACGGCCTTGTACGCGGAATTCTCTCCCATCCTGGAAAGGACCCGCGCCGGGTTGCAACGAAAACTGCTGGAGCGTGACCGTGTCTAG
- the hepT gene encoding type VII toxin-antitoxin system HepT family RNase toxin — protein sequence MSRNTLWAKISALEFHQERIKEKRNVPLEIFLKDLDRQESVLFNLQMAVQNCIDMAAHLVSEQRMGLAGSTNELFYLLEERGVIDPEMTERMVRAVGFRNVLVHEYGKIDLEFVFRAAHENLDDLMLFSNIVAERFG from the coding sequence GTGTCTAGGAACACCTTGTGGGCCAAGATATCGGCTCTGGAGTTTCATCAGGAGCGGATCAAGGAAAAGAGGAATGTGCCCCTGGAAATATTCCTCAAGGATTTGGACCGCCAGGAGAGCGTTTTGTTCAATCTGCAAATGGCCGTTCAGAACTGCATCGACATGGCGGCGCATCTCGTCAGCGAACAACGGATGGGGCTGGCGGGCAGCACCAACGAACTGTTCTATCTCCTGGAGGAACGGGGTGTTATCGATCCGGAGATGACGGAACGGATGGTCCGGGCAGTCGGTTTTCGCAATGTACTCGTCCATGAATACGGCAAAATCGACCTTGAGTTCGTCTTTCGCGCTGCGCACGAAAATCTGGACGACTTGATGCTTTTCTCCAATATCGTTGCTGAACGGTTTGGGTAA